A window from Cinclus cinclus chromosome 4, bCinCin1.1, whole genome shotgun sequence encodes these proteins:
- the DYRK4 gene encoding dual specificity tyrosine-phosphorylation-regulated kinase 4, with protein sequence MLTEIVDKSSHVDAFSQSQLTVQERDHLGSNRVFHQRVSRGVLSLPHLEGQVKHGLAADTANPPPFESSLPQIANKSLKSVLPSLQENGTQGNFPQFNLPDSVPESDTRVSTKPSELESTSIGVKLPMTASEALKNFRNQLTVYEQKEIFNYTELWFLGLEAKKIEGLPETQNNNCYDDEHGSYLKVLHDHIAYRYEVLEVIGKGSFGQVAKCLDHKTNELVALKIIRNKKRFHSQALVEVKILDALLKKDKDDTHNIIHMKEYFYFRNHFCISFELLGINLYELIKKNNFQGFSLSLIRHFTRCVLRCLQVLYQERIIHCDLKPENILLYHNGQGSVKVIDFGSSCYEDQRVYTYVQSRFYRSPEVILGHPYAMAVDMWSLGCIIAELYTGYPLFPGENEADQLACIMEVLGLPPADFIQAASRRRTFFDSKGFPKSITNSKGKKRCPDSKDLSTVLNTHDAGFLDFLKGCLMWEPSLRMTPDEAMKHVWIQEPKIFRKTQAPRKMSDGSFSALENRRETIQNLWKSAADRVRSELADRLTPFTGTAESDVQNTRKHAIPEKYLENHMEKPIKYDQAEDSGERALPKTSLFFPPIK encoded by the exons TCTTCCCATGTGGAtgctttttctcagtctcaGCTGACTGTTCAAGAGAGGGATCATCTGGGCTCTAACAGAGTCTTCCATCAG AGAGTCAGTCGTggtgtcctttccctcccaCATCTGGAAGGTCAAGTGAAGCATGGTCTGGCTGCAGACACTGCAAACCCTCCCCCCTTTGAGAGCAGCCTGCCTCAAATAGCAAATAAGAGCTTGAAGAGTGTCCTCCCCTCTCTTCAG GAAAATGGAACTcaaggcaattttccccaatttaACCTTCCAGACAGTGTTCCTGAGAGTGATACCAGAGTCTCTACAAAACCATCTGAACTGGAGAGCACCAGCATCGGGGTCAAACTGCCTATGACAGCTTCAG AAGCCTTGAAAAATTTTAGAAACCAGTTAACAGTCTAtgagcaaaaagaaattttcaaTTATACAGAGCTCTGGTTTCTTGGCCTGGAAGCTAAAAAGATTGAAGGATTGCCTGAAACCCAGAATAATAATTGTTATGATGATGAGCATGGTTCCTACTTAAAG GTTTTACATGACCACATTGCTTACCGCTATGAAGTCTTGGAGGTCATTGGGAAAGGGTCATTTGGGCAGGTGGCCAAATGCCTGGATCATAAAACCAATGAGTTAGTGGCATTGAAAATAATAAGGAATAAGAAAAG ATTTCACAGCCAGGCTTTGGTAGAAGTGAAGATCCTTGATGCTCTCCTGAAGAAAGACAAAGATGATACACACAATATCATCCACATGAAGGAATACTTCTACTTTCGCAATCACTTCTGTATCTCCTTTGAACTGCTGGG AATAAATTTGTATGAGCTGATcaaaaagaacaatttccaaGGCTTCAGCCTGTCTTTGATTCGCCACTTCACACGGTGTGTGCTGAGGTGTTTACAAGTGCTCTACCAGGAAAGAATCATTCACTGTGATCTGAAGCCT gagAACATACTATTATACCACAATGGGCAAGGTTCAGTCAAAGTTATTGATTTTGGATCAAGCTGCTATGAAGACCAAAGAG TGTACACCTATGTTCAGAGCCGCTTTTATCGCTCCCCTGAGGTGATTCTTGGTCATCCTTATGCTATGGCTGTTGATATGTGGAGCTTAGGCTGCATTATAGCAGAGCTTTACACAGGCTACCCACTGTTTCCAGGGGAAAATGAAGCTgaccaacttgcctgcatcaTGGAG GTATTGGGCCTTCCACCAGCTGATTTTATCCAGGCTGCGTCAAGGAGAAGAACATTCTTTG attCCAAAGGTTTTCCTAAATCCATAACCAACAGCAAGGGGAAAAAGAGATGCCCAGACTCCAAGGATCTAAGCACAGTGCTGAACACCCATGATGCTGGTTTCTTGGACTTTTTGAAAGGATGCTTAAT GTGGGAGCCTTCCCTGCGCATGACTCCTGATGAAGCGATGAAACACGTGTGGATCCAGGAGCCAAAAATATTCCGGAAAACGCAGGCTCCAAGGAAGATGAGTGATGGCTCGTTCTCTGCACTGGAAAATAGAAGAGAGACTATTC AGAATCTCTGGAAAAGTGCAGCTGACAGAGTGAGAAGTGAACTGGCTGACAGACTGACTCCCTtcacaggcacagcagaaaGTGATGTGCAGAACACAAGGAAGCATGCTATTCCagagaaatatttggaaaacCACATGGAAAAACCTATTAAATACGATCAAGCAGAAGACAGTGGTGAAAGAGCTCTTCCaaaaacttctctttttttcccaccaaTTAAGTAA
- the LOC134043359 gene encoding killer cell lectin-like receptor subfamily B member 1: MAQNVLYADLNLPEPTGPRILTVPDVQDSGCTYAELKVKSQDTNAAASCKSSGQSWCSRKRVAILAVIILVLVLAVYFIITCGPTACNQKDPTKLSHIPEEAPGCPPSWKKHGTKCYFFSPEKKKQDWKSSREECAAMGSDLVIIDSKEELNYLLSESKYGYYLLGLTYSQEEQKWKWINNMEHDPNLFRISRPYSDYNCLTIGYDRVGTAPCYGSGTTQILCEKAATMSKRHQKAS, encoded by the exons ATGGCACAAAATGTCCTTTATGCTGACTTGAACTTGCCTGAACCAACCGGACCCAGAATCCTGACGGTCCCTGATGTCCAAG ACTCAGGTTGTACCTACGCAGAATTGAAAGTGAAATCCCAAGACACAAATGCTGCAGCAAGCTGCAAATCATCTG GTCAAAGCTGGTGTTCCAGAAAACGTGTTGCTATACTGGCGGTGATAATCCTTGTACTAGTCCTGGCAGTATATTTCATAATCACAT GTGGTCCAACTGCCTGCAACCAAAAGGACCCAACAAAATTATCCCACATCCCGGAAGAGGCACCAG GCTGTCCCCCGTCATGGAAAAAACATGGGACAAAATGCTacttcttttctccagagaagaaaaagcaggactGGAAATCCTCCCGTGAAGAATGTGCTGCCATGGGCTCAGACCTGGTGATCATTGACAGCAAGGAAGAGCTG AATTACCTTCTCTCAGAATCAAAATATGGGTACTACTTACTTGGTCTCACTTACTCTCAAGAGGAGCAGAAGTGGAAGTGGATCAACAACATGGAACATGACCCCAACCT GTTCAGGATAAGCAGACCTTATAGCGACTATAACTGCCTGACCATTGGATATGATAGAGTAGGAACTGCACCTTGCTATGGAAGCGGAACAACACAAATCCTGTGTGAAAAAGCTGCAACAATGTCAAAAAGGCATCAGAAGGCAAGCTAA
- the LOC134042988 gene encoding C-type lectin domain family 2 member L-like — protein sequence MEGRGTARHSKGLFSNIWLWRAVAGVLTAAVILISCIQFVNPSLAKDLPVCLPRELCPSGWLYFQRKCYYLSESEAAWNSSQSHCSFHNASLLVIENHQELRFMMKITKQDPWIGLYKRNEEFFWVNGKALDNELFEVKGSGSCAYLESKGVSVSGCYLTRKWVCSLNIDSAQ from the exons ATGGAGGGACGCGGCACGGCTCGCCACAGCAAAG gtcTATTCTCAAATATCTGGCTGTGGCGAGCTGTTGCTGGGGTCCTTACTGCTGCTGTCATTTTGATTTCATGTATTCAATTTG TAAACCCTTCTCTGGCCAAAGACCTTCCTGTGTGCCTTCCCCGGGAGCTGTGTCCATCAGGCTGGCTGTACTTCCAGAGGAAGTGTTACTACCTCTCAGAGAGTGAAGCTGCCTGGAACTCCAGCCAGAGCCACTGCTCTTTCCACAATGCTTCCCTCCTGGTCATTGAAAATCATCAGGAGCTG AGGTTTATGATGAAGATAACAAAGCAAGACCCATGGATTGGACTCTATAAAAGAAATGAGGAGTTCTTTTGGGTAAATGGAAAAGCATTAGACAATGAACT GTTTGAAGTAAAAGGCTCTGGAAGCTGTGCCTATCTGGAATCCAAAGGAGTCTCAGTCTCAGGATGTTATTTAACCAGGAAATGGGTCTGTAGCCTGAATATCGACTCAGCACAATAA